The Streptomyces sp. WZ-12 genome segment GATGATGCGCTGGAGGAGGGCGCGGAGCCGCTGACGGGCGGTGCGGGCGCCGTCGTCGAGGAGCTCGGCGAGCTCGGCGTTCTTGCGCTCCATGTAGCGGGACAGGGCGCGCTCGAAGAGGTCGTGCTTGCTCTTGAAGGTGTTGTAGATGCTGCTGCGCCCCAGGCCGGTGGCCTCGCACAGGTCCTGGGTGGAGGTGGCTTCGTAGCCGGCGGCCCAGAACGCCTCCATCGCGGCGTCGACCGCCCGCCCCTCGTCGAACTTCCTGGGTCGGGCCATGGGGGAACGCTAACACCTATTGGATCGGTCAGTCCAATACTGTCGGTCCGGCAGTGGTTCCGCGGGCGGGGTGGTGGGGGTCCCGGTCAGCCGCCGTTGCGGGGGAAGCTGACCTCGACGCGGCGGTTCTTGCGGCGGCCGGCCTCGGTGCTGTTGTCGGCGATCGGGTACTGCTCGCCGTAGCCGCGGGTCTGGAAGCCGACCGACGAGCCGAGGTCGACGGCGAGTTCGCGTTGGACGGCGTTGGCGCGCTGTTTGGAGAGGACCAGGCCGTGCGCGGTGGAGCCGAGGTTGTCGGTGAAGCCGAACACCTTGAGGGCGGTGGCGCGCTGCCTGCGGACCTCGTCGGCGATGGCGCTGATCCGGCCCAGCGCGTCGGTGGAGAGCGCGGCGCTGTCCTTGCCGAAGAGGACCTCGGCCTGGAGCGCGAAGGTGACGTTGTCGTTGGTGTCCTGGCGGCGCTCGGAGCCGTCGTCGGTCTCGACGATGGACTTGATGTTGAGGACCTTGGGCGGGGCCAGCTTGGCGCCCTGGACCATCCGCAGCCGGGGGTTGGTGGGGTCGATGCGGACCGGCGCGGTGGTGCCCTCGGTGATGCCCGGCGGGTCGGCGTGGGCGGCGGGGGCGGTGAGGGCGACGGTCAGCAACAGCACGGCGGTGGCCGTAACGGCCGTTCGGGAGGCGGTCATCGCGGGCGGCTCAATCGGTGATCTTGACGGTGGCCGGCGGCATGGTGGGCAACTGGAAGTCGACCTCGGTCACCTTGGCGGGCGGGGCCGGGAACTGCGCGAAGACGGGCCGACTCTGGCCCGGCAGCAGTCCGCTCAGGCCCGTCGTACAGAGGCATTCGCCGTTGGTGTCGCGGAGCACCAGGTAGCGCTTCTTGCCGGCCTTGTCGACGAGGGTGGCGCCGGAGAGGGACGAACGGGACTTCAGCTCGGTCTCGTTGGAGCGCCAGTCGATGGCGTTGAAGGCGCGGGTGCCGTGGTTGGTGACGGTGCCCTCGACGGTGACGAAGCCGCCGGAGTCGCGGGTGGCGGAACGCAGGGTGACGTCGACGCCGTCGGGGCCCTTCATCTCGCCGATGACCTTGTCGGCGTCGGCGGCGGGGGTGCCGGGGTCGTTGCCGTCGGGGGTGGCGCTGTGGGCGGCGGGTTTGTCGTGCTCTGGTGCGGGCGCCCCGCTGTCGCCGCCACCACAGCCGGCCGCCAGGAGGGCCAGGCCGACCGCGCTCGCCGTGACGGCCGCTCCCCTGGCGGCCTTCGTGGTGCGCCGAATGCTCATTGGATGCGTTCCTTCGGTGAGAGGGGTCGGGAGGTCGGTCAGGGGGCGGCGGGGCCCGGTGGAGGTGCGGGGGGGGCTCGGGAGGAGGTGAAGGTCACCGGGCCAGGCGTACGGAGAACAGGGCGGCGGCCGGGGGGAGTTCCGGGAGGTGGTCGAGGTCGAGCGGGAAGCCCTTGCCGTCGCAGGTGAGGGTGTGCGGTGCGGGCGCGTGGTCCTTGCCGTCGCCGGACCCCGTGGTGGGGGCGGGGGTGGGAGTGGGGTGGGGCGAGGGGGTGCCGTCGGGCGGGGGGGGGCGAGGGTGCAGCGGGGGGTGACGATCGCCGTCGCCCGGGCCGCGGCGTGGGTGCGTCCGGTGCCGGGGATGACCGAATCGCCCACGGCGTGGCGGGAGGTGACGGTGACCGCGAAGGAGGTCGGCCAGGAGTCCGGGGTGCAGGACGTCACCGCGGCGTCGTTGCGCCCGGCGAACCAGGTGGCGCTCTGGCAGGCGGTGTCGGAGGGCGCGCCGCGGCCGTCCAGGAGCGCCGCCCAGGCGGCCGGGTCGGTGGCGTCGGTGCCGTCGCGCAGCCCGGCGAGGACGCCCCTGCGCAGCTCGTCGCGGTACTTCTGGCCGGCGGCCAGGGCGGCCGCGTCGGCGGCGGTCTGGGCGCCGTTGCGGGTGGCGGCCGCCTGGCCGACGGCGAAGAAGGCGAGCGCGAGGAAGAGCAGGCCGCCGATCGCGACGAGGTAGATCGGCAGGGTCTGCCCGGCATCGCGCCGGTGGCGGCGCGTGACGGTGGCGGCCGGCACGGGCGGGGTGTGGGGGGTCAGATCCCGACGACGTCGGAGATCTTGTTGGCGATCGCGTTGGCGATCTGGCTGCCGAAGTCCGTGGTCGACAGGACCAGGACGATCGCCACGACCACCGCGATGATGCCGAGGTACTCGATCGAGGTCTGTCCCCGATCGTCGTTCCGCACGATCCGCTTCGCCATGGTCTTCCCCTCCGTGGGCCGCCGTTCCGCTCTGGTCCGGCCGGTTGGTCCCCGTGGTGCGCCCGTCCGCGCGCGGGACACGAGAAAAGTACGCCGGAACGGCCTTCCCGGAACAGGGATTCCGAACCTCATCCGAAACCACCAACGAGGGATCGGGCACCACGTTTCGGCCATCGCGCGCCATCTCGACCACCGCCCGCCCCTTCCGACTCCCCCCGGATCGCCGCCCCTTGCGGGGGCGGCCTGCCCATGCGGTCCGACCGGCGGCCGCGGTGCGGTGCGGCGGGCCGGTCGGCGCACCCACTGTGGCACAACTCGTTGCGCCTGCGAAGGTGTTGACGGGATTGCCGGGGCCGGGACCGGTCGCATCCGGCCGGGCGACGGCGGCGGTCAGGTCCGGGGGCGCGCCGGCACCCCGGGGTCAGCTGCCCATCAGGGAGCCGAAGTCGGTGCCGGAGCCGAGGAAGAAACCGGCGATGAGCAGGATCATCGTGGCCGGGACCATGAACGTGGTGACGACCATGGTGGCCTTGGGGACGGCGCGGGCGGCCCGACGGCGGGCGTTCTGGGCGTCGGTGCGGCGCATGTCGTTGGCGATCTGGATGAGCGTCTCGACGATCGGCGCGCCGAGTTCCTCGCCCTGTTGGAGGGCGGTGACGAACTGAGCGACCTGTTCGGAGTCGTTGCGTTTGCGCAGTTCTTCGAAGGCGGCGCGGCGGCTGACGCCCATGTCCATCTGGCGCAGGGTGATGCGGAGTTCGTCGGCCCAGGGGCCCTCGTACTTCTCGGCGACCCGGTCCAGGGCCTGACGGAAGCCGAGCCCGGCACTCACCACGACGGCCAGCACGTCGAGAAAGTCCGGAAGGGTGCGCTCGATGGTGTCCTT includes the following:
- a CDS encoding OmpA family protein; the encoded protein is MTASRTAVTATAVLLLTVALTAPAAHADPPGITEGTTAPVRIDPTNPRLRMVQGAKLAPPKVLNIKSIVETDDGSERRQDTNDNVTFALQAEVLFGKDSAALSTDALGRISAIADEVRRQRATALKVFGFTDNLGSTAHGLVLSKQRANAVQRELAVDLGSSVGFQTRGYGEQYPIADNSTEAGRRKNRRVEVSFPRNGG
- a CDS encoding DUF5936 domain-containing protein codes for the protein MAIAIVLALALALSVVGIACGIALYRREARLPPDLTLSLEVGATRTTAVGSAVDRTGMRYAPLVLRLMGDKRVAKVRRRIDLAGNPAGLTVDRYAARRAVYGALGFFGALVMFLKGQPLLGVLMVLFGLFWTEVGIWAAIRQRKDTIERTLPDFLDVLAVVVSAGLGFRQALDRVAEKYEGPWADELRITLRQMDMGVSRRAAFEELRKRNDSEQVAQFVTALQQGEELGAPIVETLIQIANDMRRTDAQNARRRAARAVPKATMVVTTFMVPATMILLIAGFFLGSGTDFGSLMGS